In Paralichthys olivaceus isolate ysfri-2021 chromosome 13, ASM2471397v2, whole genome shotgun sequence, the following are encoded in one genomic region:
- the LOC109639771 gene encoding uncharacterized protein, producing MSAVRSGSALLCLFVVVTAHVTGVHVGRPRQRMSLAEDEHQPPDSTDHTESLRSRKPSGPRVSDGPEPGDLAAAFRVPTLAGEFSYEPGAVGGSVVIHAFTNRSGFLESLWASESSLLSLVGELPARAQVLFLSLDDSAVSDALWMREQLQRAAGHSKKEVLSRLHFSPVPVFALGNWIPKVLYYWSCTGRNCGLSQAVFTSEGWNMPIIIKRLDARYDWLMGHWDQRSYRLTDAGNGCDPSSSVAGAVAWVSEGGCSFFTKVQSMAKSNASGVLVYALPGNPIQDMNCVEDECYSPLNIPAAMVHLELSVAQALRFGQKVVVSFQNTPSPNFFIGINQQGALAEMGWFLYPTFSFINWQAQWFDFYADLQNKLQTPAKVVSVFDKVQMQGDKGAVAAVDLPLGSLDFNKLELDASLSCPGRRDSSCAQWDHTVQLFVCCDHLSPYCNMELSRWITAFRRGIGRWLTDVSPLIPLLDSNRCTFTMKTVPWAMPWIVSLNLRFSISNQTGNHTEKLRPFRVMSLYSGGTFDKDYNKRFQPIKFPVPPSAMKVELYAVITGHGSDENGCGEFCVTSHHFLINAVFNNTRIFDSAGTALGCAMRVREGAVPNEHGTWLYGRAGWCDGLQVNPWRTDITKQLDLSGSESNTVVYFGLFDGQDPHPSQQPGYIIMSSFLVFYK from the exons ATGTCTGCGGTGCGTTCAGGCTCCGCTCTGCTGTGCCTGTTTGTTGTGGTGACAGCTCATGTGACTGGAGTTCATGTGGGGAGACCGAGGCAGAGGATGAGCCTGGCCGAGGATGAGCACCAGCCCCCGGACTCCACAGACCACACGGAGTCGCTGAGGTCCAGAAAACCCTCCGGTCCGCGGGTCTCCGACGGGCCCGAGCCGGGGGACCTCGCTGCCGCGTTCAGGGTCCCGACTCTGGCCGGAGAGTTTTCCTACGAGCCCGGAGCAGTGGGGGGGAGCGTGGTGATCCACGCCTTCACCAACAGGTCCGGGTTTCTGGAGAGTCTCTGGGCCTCCGAATCGTCCCTGCTCAGCCTGGTGGGGGAGCTGCCGGCCCGGGCTCAGGTCCTGTTCCTGTCCCTGGATGACTCCGCCGTGTCCGATGCTCTGTGGATGAGGGAGCAGCTGCAGCGGGCCGCCGGCCACAG TAAGAAGGAGGTTCTGTCCAGACTTCACTTTTCTCCGGTGCCGGTCTTCGCTCTGGGAAACTGGATCCCTAAAGTGCTCTACTACTGGAGCTGCACGGGACGCAACTGTGGCCTCTCACAGGCCGTCTTCACCTCCGAGG GATGGAACATGCCAATAATCATCAAGCGCCTGGATGCCAGGTACGACTGGCTCATGGGACATTGGGATCAGAGGTCGTATCGACTGACTGATGCAGGAAACGGATGTGATCCCTCCTCGTCTGTGGCCGGCGCTGTGGCCTGGGTGTCTGAGGGCGGCTGCTCCTTCTTCACTAAG GTGCAGTCCATGGCCAAATCCAACGCCTCTGGTGTGCTCGTCTACGCCCTCCCTGGAAACCCGATCCAGGACATGAACTGTGTTGAGGATGAATGTTATTCGCCTCTGAACATCCCAGCTGCCATGGTGCACCTGGAGCTTTCGGTGGCTCAGGCGCTCCG GTTTGGACAGAAGGTCGTTGTGTCCTTCCAGAACACTCCATCTCCAAACTTCTTCATCGGTATCAACCAACAGGGGGCGCTGGCTGAGATGGGCTGGTTTCTTTACCCCACGTTCAGCTTCATCAACTGGCAGGCGCAGTG GTTTGATTTCTATGCAGATCTTCAGAACAAACTTCAAACTCCTGCCAAGGTTGTTTCTGTCTTCGACAAAGTCCAGATGCAGGGAGACAAAGGAGCGGTGGCGGCAGTCGACTTGCCGTTAG GCTCGTTGGACTTTAACAAACTGGAGCTGGATGCGTCTCTGTCGTGTCCCGGCAGGAGAGACTCGTCCTGCGCTCAGTGGGATCACACGGTGCAGCTGTTCGTCTGCTGCGATCACCTCAGTCCGTACTGCAACATGGAGCTGAGCCGATGGATCACTGCCTTCCGCAG AGGTATCGGTCGCTGGCTCACAGATGTGTCTCCCCTCATCCCACTGCTGGACAGCAACAGATGCACCTTCACCATGAAGACGGTGCCGTGGGCGATGCCTTGGATCGTTTCCCTCAATCTGAGATTCAGCATCAGCAATCAGACAG GTAACCACACAGAGAAGCTCCGCCCCTTCAGAGTGATGTCACTGTACAGCGGCGGGACCTTCGACAAAGACTACAACAAGAGATTCCAGCCAATCAAATTCCCCGTCCCTCCCTCGGCCATGAAG GTGGAGCTCTACGCCGTCATCACGGGTCATGGCAGCGACGAGAACGGCTGCGGAGAATTCTGCGTCACCTCCCACCACTTCTTAATAAACGCCGTGTTCAACAACACTCGCATATTTGACTCTGCAG GAACAGCTCTGGGCTGCGCCATGCGAGTGAGAGAGGGGGCGGTACCAAACGAACATGGGACGTGGCTGTACGGGCGAGCAGGCTGGTGTGACGGACTCCAGGTCAACCCCTGGAGGACAGATATCACCAAACAG TTGGACTTGAGCGGATCTGAATCCAACACAGTCGTCTACTTCGGTTTGTTCGACGGGCAGGATCCTCATCCCTCTCAGCAACCAGGATACATCATCATGTCGTCTTTTCTCGTCTTCTACAAATGA
- the col28a1b gene encoding collagen, type XXVIII, alpha 1b: MLLRGNLRRGAGLCLLLLSLVHEATSQRQKSGRRSNYRLHDDGGGDGPCSLEVAFILDSSESAKTLLFEKQKAFVLGFSTRLSMLQVAGWTLKVRMAVLQYSSSVSIEQPFSAWKDLDSFHGQVSAMNYIGHGTYTTYAITNASQLLVQETPAHSVRVAVLMTDGVDHPRNPDVIAAAAEAKGHDLKIFAVGLSDIGQQSQNNAKLRAVASSPAQQFVQSLLDAQLEETLLKEMAAVASEECPQPHVCLCERGERGPPGSLGRKGDPGLRGPPGVKGARGESGTNGRPGSDGPEGLPGYKGNKGERGDCGTPGEKGETGPEGLPGPQGSQGEQGSVGPAGDSGPEGPEGPKGDRGFMGVPGAQGERGIGFPGAKGEKGNDGRPGPTGPVGIGEPGLPGPLGQSGAQGNPGPPGEGFAGPKGDRGHQGPRGVRGLPGVGVKGDKGSLGPPGIPGALGAPGSGPQGEKGDQGPVGPTGPRGALGIGITGPKGIQGLTGEPGMPGERGVGQPGPKGDPGAEGLAGIPGQPGEDGTSGQKGDLGLPGPRGPDGAPGKGAPGDKGDRGERGSRGLSGAVGPVGPMGPKGEPGFTGRAGSTGPPGRGIPGAKGEPGPQGPAGAVGEPGIGLTGPKGDRGTPGPAGSPGLNSDGFPGLPGLPGPPGLMGETGAEGVGLPGPKGDRGLPGPSGPAGPPGIGLIGPKGSAGQMGQAGPQGLTGEGIQGQKGEPGFQGVPGPKGPPGQGLQGSKGDRGLRGEKGKGGDRGEAGKPGSVGPLGRAGQKGEPGLTREEIIRIVRSICSCGVTCRQTPLELVFVIDSSESVGPDNFNVIKDFVNALIDRASVGRDTTRVGVVLYSHINTVVVSLEQVATPDQIKSAVRSMTYMGEGTFTGSAIQQANQVFRGARAGVRKVAIVITDGQADKRDSVPLERAVAEAQGSNIETFVVGVVNQSDPLYQEFKKELSLMASDPDSEHVYLIDEFKTLTALEKKLLSRICEDRESHLFSSIPSSGHPPGVPETSGNVRQPPHRTDTDTPTFTGDPRRVQIAPGPPGSQLDRESVSPQRPKPDARTPTEAQRFPFFDWEPFRPVTELLPRFEVKDPSIRVETNGAVGPAGPTLKPEEKIPLPSPQTPPLVTSDTGVSAERCSQVLDPGPCRDYVVRWYYDANANSCAQFWFGGCRGNNNKFESEKSCKETCVKV, encoded by the exons ATGTTGCTGAGGGGAAACCTGAGGAGAGGAGCGGGGCtttgcctcctgctgctgtctctcGTACACGAGGCCACGAGCCAGAGACAAAAGTCAGGACGCAGGAGCAACTACAGGCTGCACGATGATGGCGGAGGAGACG GTCCATGTTCCCTGGAGGTGGCCTTCATCCTGGACAGTTCTGAGAGCGCAAAAACCCTCCTGTTCGAGAAGCAGAAGGCCTTCGTCCTGGGCTTCAGCACCCGGCTCTCCATGCTGCAGGTGGCAGGCTGGACGCTGAAGGTGCGAATGGCCGTGCTCCAGTACAGCAGCTCCGTGTCCATCGAGCAGCCGTTCTCCGCCTGGAAAGACCTGGATTCTTTCCACGGTCAGGTCAGCGCCATGAACTACATCGGCCACGGCACCTACACCACCTACGCCATCACCAACGCCTCGCAGCTGCTGGTGCAGGAGACGCCGGCACACAGCGTCAGGGTCGCCGTGCTGATGACGGACGGGGTCGACCATCCCCGCAACCCTGACGTGATCGCAGCTGCGGCAGAGGCCAAAGGTCACGACCTAAAGATCTTCGCTGTGGGGTTATCGGACATCGGCCAGCAGAGTCAGAACAACGCCAAGCTCCGGGCCGTTGCCAGCTCACCGGCTCAGCAGTTTGTCCAGAGTCTTCTTGATGCTCAGCTGGAGGAGACGCTGCTGAAGGAGATG gCTGCAGTCGCATCAGAAGAA TGTCCACAAccccatgtgtgtttgtgtgagagaggagagaggggtcCTCCTGGAAGTCTG GGTAGAAAAGGAGACCCAGGCCTCAGAGGGCCACCGGGTGTAAAAGGAGCGAGG GGGGAGTCTGGAACGAACGGCCGACCTGGAAGTGACGGTCCAGAG GGTCTTCCAGGTTACAAGGGCAATAAG GGCGAGAGAGGAGACTGTGGCACTCCGGGGGAGAAGGGGGAAACT GGACCCGAGGGACTTCCAGGCCCACAAGGCTCACAGGGAGAACAG GGTTCGGTGGGACCAGCAGGAGACTCGGGTCCTGAGGGACCAGAGGGACCTAAA ggagacagaggattCATGGGAGTTCCCGGAGCCCAAGGGGAACGTGGTATTGGATTCCCAGGAGCCAAG GGTGAAAAAGGTAACGATGGAAGACCGGGTCCTACAGGTCCTGTCGGGATCGGAGAACCAGGACTACCA GGTCCTCTAGGACAATCTGGAGCACAAGGAAACCCTGGACCACCTGGAGAGGGGTTCGCAGGACCAAAG GGGGATCGAGGACATCAGGGTCCCAGAGGCGTTCGTGGGCTTCCTGGAGTTGGGGTCAAAGGTGACAAG gGCAGCCTGGGACCTCCTGGGATTCCGGGTGCACTCGGTGCTCCTGGTTCAGGACCTCAAGGAGAAAAG GGGGATCAAGGCCCAGTTGGACCCACAGGACCCAGAGGAGCTCTAGGTATCGGAATAACAGGACCTAAG GGGATTCAGGGACTCACGGGTGAACCTGGTATGCCGGGCGAGAGAGGAGTGGGACAACCAGGACCGAAG GGCGACCCGGGGGCTGAGGGGTTAGCAGGTATACCAGGTCAACCAGGAGAGGATGGAACCTCGGGACAAAAG GGGGACCTCGGGTTACCGGGCCCCAGGGGACCTGACGGGGCTCCAGGTAAAGGTGCTCCTGGAGACAAG ggagacagaggggagcgGGGGAGCAGAGGTCTGTCAGGTGCAGTTGGTCCTGTGGGACCGATGGGGCCAAAG GGGGAACCAGGTTTTACTGGGAGAGCGGGTTCAACTGGACCTCCAGGGAGAGGGATACCTGGAGCCAAG GGAGAACCGGGTCCACAGGGTCCAGCTGGAGCCGTGGGAGAACCAGGGATCGGTTTAACTGGACCCAAG GGTGACAGAGGAACACCAGGACCGGCTGGTTCCCCTGGACTAAACAGTGACGGCTTCCCCGGTCTTCCA GGACTTCCGGGGCCTCCTGGGTTGATGGGAGAGACCGGAGCAGAGGGCGTCGGTTTACCAGGACCAAAG GGGGACAGAGGATTGCCGGGACCCTCTGGGCCTGCAGGGCCTCCAGGAATCGGTCTGATTGGTCCTAAG GGTTCAGCTGGTCAGATGGGACAAGCAGGTCCACAGGGGTTAACTGGAGAGGGAATCCAAGGACAAAAG GGGGAGCCTGGATTTCAGGGGGTCCCCGGCCCCAAGGGTCCTCCTGGACAGGGTCTGCAGGGGAGCAAG gGGGACCGAGGCCTCCGAGGTGAGAAGGGCaaagggggagacagaggggaagcTGGAAAACCAGGATCCGTCGGACCTTTG GGCAGAGCGGGACAGAAGGGAGAGCCTGGACTTACA AGGGAAGAAATCATCAGAATCGTGAGATCCATATGCA GTTGTGGAGTGACCTGCCGTCAAACCCCCTTGGAGCTGGTctttgtgattgacagctcagagaGCGTCGGCCCCGACAACTTCAACGTGATCAAAGACTTTGTGAACGCCCTGATCGACCGGGCCTCGGTCGGCCGAGACACCACGCGAGTCGGCGTGGTCCTCTACAGCCACATCAACACGGTGGTGGTCAGCCTGGAGCAGGTGGCCACCCCTGACCAGATCAAGTCTGCGGTGCGCTCAATGACCTACATGGGCGAGGGCACTTTCACCGGCAGCGCCATCCAGCAGGCCAACCAGGTGTTCAGGGGGGCGCGGGCAGGCGTGAGGAAGGTGGCCATCGTCATCACAGACGGTCAGGCTGATAAGAGGGACTCGGTCCCGCTGGAGAGGGCCGTGGCAGAAGCTCAGGGGAGTAACATCGAGACGTTTGTGGTCGGGGTGGTGAACCAGAGCGACCCCCTGTACCAGGAGTTCAAGAAGGAGCTCAGCCTCATGGCCTCCGACCCCGACAGCGAACACGTGTACCTGATCGATGAATTCAAGACTCTGACAG CTCTTGAAAAGAAACTGCTGAGTCGTAtctgtgaagacagagagagccaTTTGTTCAGCTCCATCCCGAGCTCGGGACATCCTCCAGGAGTCCCTGAGACATCTGGGAACGTCCGCCAGCCCCCGCACAGGACGGACACGGACACGCCCACCTTCACAGGAGACCCCAGGAGAGTTCAGATAGCg CCCGGCCCTCCAGGCTCTCAGCTCGACAGAGAGTCCGTCTCTCCGCAGAGACCCAAGCCGGACGCCAGGACCCCCACAGAAGCCCAGAGGTTTCCGTTCTTCGACTGGGAGCCTTTCAGACCAGTGACAGAGCTCCTCCCTCGGTTTGAGGTGAAGGACCCCTCAATCCGAGTGGAGACGAACGGAGCCGTCGGGCCCGCCGGTCCCACTCTGAAGCCCGAGGAGAAGATACCACTGCCGTCACCACAGACTCCCCCGCTGGTGACCTCCGACACAGGCGTATCAG CGGAGCGGTGCAGCCAGGTCCTGGACCCGGGCCCGTGCCGAGACTACGTGGTGAGGTGGTACTACGACGCCAACGCCAATTCCTGCGCTCAGTTCTGGTTCGGAGGTTGTCGGggaaacaacaacaagtttGAGAGCGAGAAGAGCTGCAAAGAAACCTGCGTCAAGGTCTAA